The following are encoded together in the Periplaneta americana isolate PAMFEO1 chromosome 5, P.americana_PAMFEO1_priV1, whole genome shotgun sequence genome:
- the LOC138699989 gene encoding uncharacterized protein codes for MGAAGSFSLAAAAVFVLAFGFSSALLKASDYFNICKTSDSNLNECIRNSINHFRPKLLKGIPEANLPPYEVLKIPHLQFKGKFALMDFDVNLTHIVSTGQGDYEITEAKFDPKALTLKLKESLPHMNASAHYVHEGPLSFVAKEGEVHFLVNAITKDIDIQFEIQNRGDDKILQVKEWKWTWECESGSFYCSNMNSGSGGMLAAIAKQLVNLSKNFKLAFKMFKYLPERELGTYFKEMVNKLLQNFCAQDLLPQ; via the exons ATGGGAGCAGCAGGCTCATTTAGCTTAGCGGCAGCCGCTGTCTTTGTCTTGGCTTTCGGATTCTCTTCTGCGCTACTGAAAG CCAGCGATTACTTCAACATTTGCAAGACAAGTGACTCCAACTTGAATGAGTGTATCAGGAACTCCATAAATCATTTCCGTCCGAAGCTACTAAAAG GTATTCCAGAGGCGAACCTTCCGCCTTACGAAGTCTTAAAAATACCTCACctacaattcaagggaaagtttGCACTGATGGACTTCGACGTGAACCTTACACACATCGTGTCAACTGGGCAAGGAGACTATGAAATCACCGAAGCAAA ATTCGATCCCAAAGCTCTGACTTTAAAATTGAAGGAATCGCTGCCTCATATGAATGCTTCGGCCCATTATGTACACGAGGGACCATTATCCTTTGTTGCGAAGGAGGGAGAAGTTCACTTTCTCGTCA ACGCTATCACCAAGGACATCGACATTCAGTTCGAGATTCAGAATCGTGGTGATGACAAAATTCTGCAAGTCAAGGAGTGGAAATGGACTTGGGAGTGCGAGAGTGGTTCCTTCTACTGCTCCAACATGAATTCCGGGTCAGGCGGCATGCTGG CGGCCATTGCGAAGCAGTTGGTGAATTTATCCAAGAATTTCAAGCTAGCCTTCAAAATGTTCAAGTACCTTCCTGAGAGGGAGTTAGGAACTTACTTCAAAGAGATGGTTAACAAACTGTTGCAGAACTTTTGTGCACAAGATTTACTGCCTCAGTAA